From one Coffea eugenioides isolate CCC68of chromosome 11, Ceug_1.0, whole genome shotgun sequence genomic stretch:
- the LOC113752974 gene encoding probable inactive receptor kinase At5g67200: MHTLIKQCGNLLLRCFLLFTSSATLFSATTISISTTPSPSLVLLPSDAVSLLSFKSKADLDNHLLYAIHERFDYCSWQGVKCGQGRVVRYVLQGFGLRGQFPPDTLTHLDQLRVLSLKNNSLTGPVPDLSPLLNLKSLFLDHNSFSATFPPSLLSLHRLLILDLSHNNFTGPIPSDLAVLDRLNYLRLDSNRFNGSIPPLNQTALAIFNVSNNNLTGPVPVTLTLKKFTISSFLWNPGLCGDVINRPCRATPFFDAAPVAGDAAAPPAPLLQSSQSQGEVLIPSPSQKKRHKRVGVILGVIIGVFIVIAAVLCIFAYFKRPKEEEQADAKKRALSPEMGCNNAEISTQIGNAEDGIVKEKKIYQVHETNSHGIKQVKSGNLVFCNGEAELYTLELLMRASAELLGRGTIGTTYKAVLDNQLIVSVKRLDACKTAITTAEAFEQHMDAVGVLRHPNLVPVRAYFQAKQERLIVFDYQPNGSLFNLIHGSRSTRAKPLHWTSCVKIAEDVAQGLAYIHQASKLIHGNLKSSNVLLGSDFEACLTDYSVSILADSSLIDDPESAGYKAPEICKSVRRASSKSDVYAFGILLLELLTGKPPSQHPFLAAPDVPNWVRAMRDDDSEEEKWVGMLVEIASLCSVTSPEQRPTIRQTLKMIQNIKDTAMVDNSARDSYNGYS; this comes from the exons ATGCATACTCTAATAAAACAATGTGGGAATCTTCTCCTCCGTTGTTTTTTACTCTTTACCAGTAGTGCTACTTTATTCTCTGCCACTACCATTTCTATTTCCACGACGCCCTCTCCATCCTTGGTCCTACTCCCTTCCGACGCCGTTTCTCTGCTCTCATTCAAGTCTAAAGCTGACCTGGACAACCACCTTCTCTACGCTATTCACGAACGTTTTGACTACTGTTCGTGGCAAGGAGTTAAATGCGGACAAGGCCGAGTCGTCCGTTATGTCCTCCAAGGTTTTGGCCTCCGCGGCCAGTTTCCCCCCGACACTCTGACTCACCTCGACCAGCTCCGAGTCTTGAGTCTCAAGAACAACTCGCTCACCGGTCCGGTTCCTGACCTTTCTCCCCTCCTCAACCTCAAGTCCCTATTCCTGGACCACAACTCCTTCTCCGCTACTTTTCCTCCTTCTCTCCTCTCTCTTCACCGCCTCCTTATCCTCGACCTCTCTCACAACAACTTCACCGGTCCAATCCCCAGTGATTTGGCCGTTCTGGACCGCCTCAACTATCTTCGGCTCGATTCCAACCGGTTCAACGGCTCAATCCCTCCATTGAACCAGACCGCGCTAGCAATCTTCAACGTCTCCAATAACAACCTAACCGGACCAGTTCCCGTCACTCTCACTCtcaaaaaattcaccatttcttcatTCTTATGGAACCCTGGTCTCTGTGGAGATGTCATCAACAGACCATGCCGCGCTACTCCCTTCTTCGACGCTGCTCCGGTAGCCGGCGACGCCGCTGCCCCGCCTGCACCGCTCCTCCAGAGCTCGCAGTCCCAGGGAGAAGTGCTGATCCCTTCTCCGTCGCAGAAAAAAAGGCACAAAAGAGTTGGCGTGATCCTAGGGGTTATAATAGGAGTATTTATCGTGATTGCAGCAGTTTTATGCATTTTCGCTTACTTCAAAAGGCCAAAGGAGGAAGAACAAGCTGATGCAAAGAAAAGAGCATTGTCACCGGAGATGGGTTGTAACAATGCGGAGATATCTACGCAAATTGGAAATGCCGAGGATGGAATTgtgaaagagaagaaaatatATCAAGTACATGAAACTAACAGTCATGGTATCAAGCAGGTGAAGAGTGGGAATTTGGTGTTTTGTAATGGAGAGGCGGAGTTGTACACGCTGGAGCTGCTAATGAGGGCGTCAGCTGAGTTGCTGGGGAGGGGAACCATTGGAACTACGTATAAAGCTGTGTTGGATAACCAGTTAATTGTATCGGTGAAGAGACTGGATGCTTGCAAGACTGCTATTACTACTGCGGAGGCCTTTGAGCAGCATATGGATGCCGTTGGTGTGCTTCGGCATCCCAATTTGGTTCCAGTCAGGGCTTATTTTCAAGCTAAACAAGAAAGGCTGATTGTCTTTGATTATCAGCCCAATGGCAGTCTCTTCAATCTCATTCATG GTTCAAGATCAACAAGGGCTAAACCTCTTCACTGGACATCGTGCGTGAAGATTGCAGAGGATGTGGCTCAGGGCCTTGCTTACATCCATCAAGCATCAAAGCTCATTCATGGCAACCTGAAATCCTCCAATGTCCTTCTTGGTTCTGATTTTGAGGCCTGTCTAACCGACTACTCCGTGTCCATCCTTGCTGATAGTTCTTTAATTGATGATCCAGAATCTGCAGGATACAAAGCACCTGAGATATGCAAGTCTGTTCGTCGAGCCTCTTCAAAATCTGATGTATATGCCTTTGGCATCCTCTTATTAGAGCTTCTGACTGGTAAACCTCCATCTCAGCATCCGTTCCTTGCTGCCCCTGATGTGCCGAATTGGGTCAGAGCAATGAGGGATGACGATTCTGAGGAAGAAAAATGGGTCGGAATGCTAGTTGAGATTGCTAGTTTGTGTAGTGTGACTTCACCCGAACAGAGGCCAACGATCCGGCAAACACTGAAGATGATACAAAATATAAAAGACACTGCAATGGTAGACAACAGCGCAAGGGATTCATACAATGGATATTCATAG
- the LOC113753307 gene encoding protein IRX15-LIKE — protein sequence MKNNLSSSTKLILLHPYIQKQGSSNRLWLLAFISFFTLAFLLTLIYTRESITATTAAAASATTGSSINLPLSSSVVRALVHYASNSNNTDHMSHTDIKQISDVLQKCRSPCNFLVFGLTPETLLWKALNHNGRTVFIDENRYYAAYIEEKYPEVEAYDVQYTTKITEANELIAAVKEQVMNECRPVQNLLFSECKLGLNDLPNQFYEVDWDVILVDGPRGYWPEAPGRMSAIFTAGVLARSKKGGNTKTHIFVHDFNQKVDRTTSYEYLCKENLVKSKDMLGHFVLERADANVFQFCRSNYTSTPASSSSSSSSSSS from the coding sequence ATGAAGAACAATCTCAGCAGCAGCACGAAGCTTATCCTCCTCCATCCTTACATCCAAAAGCAGGGCAGCTCCAATAGGCTATGGCTTCTTgcattcatttcattcttcaCTCTGGCCTTCCTTCTCACCCTGATTTACACCAGGGAATCCATCACAGCTACAACAGCTGCGGCTGCCTCGGCTACAACTGGCTCCAGCATTAATCTTCCGCTGTCGAGTTCCGTCGTGAGGGCGCTTGTTCACTATGCTTCCAACTCCAACAACACCGATCACATGTCCCACACCGACATCAAACAGATATCCGATGTCCTCCAGAAATGCCGGAGCCCGTGTAATTTCCTGGTGTTCGGCCTGACTCCAGAAACCCTTCTCTGGAAAGCCCTGAATCACAACGGGAGAACAGTATTCATCGATGAGAATCGGTACTACGCTGCGTACATtgaagaaaaatacccagaagTCGAGGCCTATGACGTGCAGTACACTACCAAAATAACTGAAGCAAATGAATTGATTGCTGCAGTGAAGGAACAAGTTATGAATGAATGCAGGCCGGTGCAAAATCTCCTGTTTTCCGAGTGCAAGCTCGGGCTGAATGATCTGCCTAATCAATTTTACGAAGTTGATTGGGATGTTATTTTGGTAGACGGGCCTCGAGGGTACTGGCCAGAAGCGCCTGGCCGGATGTCGGCCATCTTCACAGCAGGTGTTCTGGCTAGGAGCAAAAAAGGCGGGAATACAAAAACGCATATTTTTGTGCATGATTTCAATCAAAAGGTGGACAGAACCACCAGTTATGAGTACTTATGCAAGGAAAATTTGGTGAAATCCAAAGATATGCTCGGGCATTTTGTCCTGGAAAGAGCGGATGCTAATGTTTTTCAGTTCTGTCGCAGCAATTACACCTCAACACCagcttcatcatcatcatcatcatcctcgtCGTCTTCTTAG
- the LOC113753003 gene encoding SUMO-conjugating enzyme SCE1-like, protein MSGGIARGRLTEERKAWRKNHPHGFVAKPETLPDGSVNLMVWHCTIPGKPGTDWEGGSYPLTLHFSEDYPSKPPKCKFPQGFFHPNVYPSGTVCLSILNEDSGWRPAITVKQILVGIQDLLDQPNPADPAQTDGYHLFIQDALEYKKRVRQQAKQYPPLI, encoded by the exons ATGTCGGGAGGTATAGCGCGTGGACGTCTCACCGAGGAACGCAAAGCCTGGCGTAAAAATCACCCCCAT GGTTTCGTGGCCAAGCCGGAGACACTTCCAGATGGTTCCGTTAATTTGATGGTTTGGCACTGCACCATTCCTGGTAAGCCTGGG ACTGACTGGGAAGGTGGTTCTTATCCACTTACGCTTCACTTCAGTGAAGACTATCCGAGTAAACCACCAAAGTGTAAATTCCCTCAAGGTTTCTTTCACCCTAATGTCTATCCTTCTGGGACCGTTTGCCTCTCAATCCTCAATGAAGATAGT GGTTGGAGACCAGCCATTACAGTGAAGCAAATCCTAGTAGGTATCCAGGACTTGTTGGATCAACCGAATCCTGCTGATCCTGCGCAAACTGATGGTTACCACCTATTTATACAG GATGCTCTGGAGTATAAGAAGAGAGTGCGACAGCAGGCAAAGCAATACCCACCTCTTATCTAA
- the LOC113753366 gene encoding U1 small nuclear ribonucleoprotein A isoform X1 gives MAAYYPPPPAHYQYYEAPPPPPPGAAAHPAHPAVAQPLHHQQYLPPQTQFVNYAPPLYPQSSHDEVRTLFIAGLPEDVKAREIYNLFREFPGYESSHLRTTASTQPFAFAVFVDQQSAVMALHTLNGMVFDLEKGSTLYIDLAKSNPRSKRLRTDDESAASEKRMKSSASSRGTDSAGVGSIHMPGTGNSAHNTIGYSSTQSEGSFDDRAANDSSKKLNSTPCPTLFVANLGPTCSEQELIQVFSRCPGFLKLKMQSTYGAPVAFVDFQDSATSTEALNRLQGTVLYSSPSGQGMRLEYAKSRMGLRSKKSR, from the exons ATGGCGGCATACTACCCTCCTCCGCCTGCGCACTACCAATATTACGAAGCTCCACCGCCACCTCCTCCAGGAGCCGCTGCCCATCCTGCTCATCCTGCGGTAGCTCAGCCGCTACACCACCAGCAATACCTACCTCCTCAAACCCAATTCGTCAATTACGCTCCGCCGCTTTACCCTCAATCCTCGCACGACGAGGTCCGTACTCTCTTCATAGCTGGACTTCCTGAAGATGTCAAGGCTCGAGAAATCTACAACCTATTTCGCGAGTTCCCTGGTTACGAGTCCTCTCATCTTCGTACTACAGCCAGTACTCAG CCATttgcttttgctgtttttgTGGATCAGCAGTCAGCCGTTATGGCATTACACACGCTCAAT gGAATGGTATTTGACCTTGAGAAAGGTTCCACATTATATATTGATCTTGCAAAATCTAATCCCAGGTCTAAGCGCTTAAGAACAG ATGATGAGAGTGCTGCATCAGAGAAGAGGATGAAATCTTCTGCTTCTTCAAGGGGCACAGATTCGG CAGGTGTTGGCAGCATTCACATGCCTGGAACGGGTAATTCCGCTCACAACACGATTGGTTATTCATCCACACAAAG TGAGGGAAGCTTTGATGATAGGGCTGCAAATGACTCTAGTAAAAAATTG AATTCCACCCCATGTCCAACACTTTTTGTAGCTAATCTGGGCCCAACTTGTTCAGAACAGGAGCTCATTCAAGTTTTTTCAAG ATGTCCTGGATTtctgaaattgaagatgcaGAGCACATATGGGGCTCCTGTTGCATTTGTTGATTTCCAG GATTCTGCTACTTCAACTGAGGCTCTAAATCGTCTACAAGGCACAGTTCTGTACTCATCACCATCTGGTCAGGGCATGCGGTTGGA GTATGCAAAATCAAGGATGGGATTGCGTAGTAAGAAGTCAAGGTGA
- the LOC113753366 gene encoding U1 small nuclear ribonucleoprotein A isoform X2, translating into MAAYYPPPPAHYQYYEAPPPPPPGAAAHPAHPAVAQPLHHQQYLPPQTQFVNYAPPLYPQSSHDEVRTLFIAGLPEDVKAREIYNLFREFPGYESSHLRTTASTQPFAFAVFVDQQSAVMALHTLNGMVFDLEKGSTLYIDLAKSNPRSKRLRTDDESAASEKRMKSSASSRGTDSGVGSIHMPGTGNSAHNTIGYSSTQSEGSFDDRAANDSSKKLNSTPCPTLFVANLGPTCSEQELIQVFSRCPGFLKLKMQSTYGAPVAFVDFQDSATSTEALNRLQGTVLYSSPSGQGMRLEYAKSRMGLRSKKSR; encoded by the exons ATGGCGGCATACTACCCTCCTCCGCCTGCGCACTACCAATATTACGAAGCTCCACCGCCACCTCCTCCAGGAGCCGCTGCCCATCCTGCTCATCCTGCGGTAGCTCAGCCGCTACACCACCAGCAATACCTACCTCCTCAAACCCAATTCGTCAATTACGCTCCGCCGCTTTACCCTCAATCCTCGCACGACGAGGTCCGTACTCTCTTCATAGCTGGACTTCCTGAAGATGTCAAGGCTCGAGAAATCTACAACCTATTTCGCGAGTTCCCTGGTTACGAGTCCTCTCATCTTCGTACTACAGCCAGTACTCAG CCATttgcttttgctgtttttgTGGATCAGCAGTCAGCCGTTATGGCATTACACACGCTCAAT gGAATGGTATTTGACCTTGAGAAAGGTTCCACATTATATATTGATCTTGCAAAATCTAATCCCAGGTCTAAGCGCTTAAGAACAG ATGATGAGAGTGCTGCATCAGAGAAGAGGATGAAATCTTCTGCTTCTTCAAGGGGCACAGATTCGG GTGTTGGCAGCATTCACATGCCTGGAACGGGTAATTCCGCTCACAACACGATTGGTTATTCATCCACACAAAG TGAGGGAAGCTTTGATGATAGGGCTGCAAATGACTCTAGTAAAAAATTG AATTCCACCCCATGTCCAACACTTTTTGTAGCTAATCTGGGCCCAACTTGTTCAGAACAGGAGCTCATTCAAGTTTTTTCAAG ATGTCCTGGATTtctgaaattgaagatgcaGAGCACATATGGGGCTCCTGTTGCATTTGTTGATTTCCAG GATTCTGCTACTTCAACTGAGGCTCTAAATCGTCTACAAGGCACAGTTCTGTACTCATCACCATCTGGTCAGGGCATGCGGTTGGA GTATGCAAAATCAAGGATGGGATTGCGTAGTAAGAAGTCAAGGTGA